Proteins from a genomic interval of Verrucomicrobiota bacterium:
- a CDS encoding S8 family serine peptidase, which translates to MKKPNVSLYVIVFLVTLFVLLALNTFINSKQSSTKSNLKIVKEDLVTSLSSSSKVKDVRQMPRQTAHSSITPIQEPALQRMIHNATLIQSREEQDPHSPQIKRSLLYQTTFKYPLIKVEQTVEQGTEVVLAEWASVADHIIVQVDPRLKEAEVRHMAAEHGYQIRRKMFTPNSYLVGDINPSLDSQDRLLGALDPNKQQEIVIAEADYLVHSTATPDDLNYAELWGLNNTGQTGGMVDADIDAPEAWEMATGSKNVVVGVIDSGIDYNHPDLSDNMWRNPGEIPKNGIDDDGNGFIDDVYGWDFYNDDADPFDDESHGTHCAGTIGAVGDNNRGVTGVCWDVSLMALKFLNSQNVGPLSDATDCISYSNLMNVDLTSNSWLTVFGSGFIKSAIQEAQALGILFVAAAGNDNNDNDTFPIYPASFDLDNIISVAATDRYDNRSSFSNYGAKSVDLGAPGSSIYSTEPDNDYGYKSGTSMATPHVTGVCALILSVAPDMPYDQVKALVMDHVDPLPDLDGVTVTGGRLNAYNSLSNIGEQPTFFIKGKVIATENATPISGAVVEYSGPSSGSTTTLADGTYSLDLTKGKYSIIVYADGFIQSASRSLRVPPNKSGVNFSLQKADLEITPSTIAATLNLGDQSSQVITLDNKGSKRLTWNASIAPFGSTTSSVSEWIDLSSFKGKIRRGGIQEITLTLDAASLTSGAYTAAIVFSWDDANDTIETQLPIELAVVNPTGNELPIVSFKRASSDLEIDEGYSLINIEAKASDPDGSISYVELFLDGESLGKQTQKAYRWNQSNLALRGLPEGTYELKLMATDNEGALAEALVKLNVNAVNQPPMVSFAGSSKLRVKKPYKPTDLEIKAKASDSDGQITAVRLYIDGLFVGEQNEREYFWNGNNGARLLGLPVGTYQLKFIVVDNDGATAEAFAKLRVK; encoded by the coding sequence ATGAAAAAACCGAACGTATCTTTATATGTCATTGTCTTTTTGGTGACACTCTTCGTATTACTGGCCTTGAATACCTTTATAAACAGTAAGCAAAGTTCTACTAAAAGTAATCTAAAAATCGTGAAAGAAGATCTCGTTACAAGTTTATCGTCGTCTTCTAAAGTTAAGGACGTCCGTCAGATGCCAAGACAGACTGCGCATTCCTCGATCACTCCCATTCAAGAACCTGCATTACAAAGAATGATCCATAATGCCACACTCATACAAAGCCGTGAGGAACAAGATCCGCACTCCCCACAAATCAAAAGGTCCTTACTGTACCAGACTACCTTTAAATACCCACTGATTAAAGTAGAGCAAACAGTAGAGCAAGGGACGGAAGTTGTTTTAGCTGAGTGGGCTTCTGTAGCGGATCATATTATAGTCCAAGTCGATCCTAGATTAAAAGAAGCGGAGGTGCGACATATGGCCGCCGAACACGGATATCAAATTCGTAGAAAGATGTTTACCCCCAATAGCTATTTGGTAGGAGACATCAATCCAAGTCTCGATTCTCAAGATCGGCTACTTGGTGCCTTAGATCCCAATAAACAGCAAGAAATAGTCATTGCTGAGGCAGATTATCTTGTTCACTCAACTGCTACTCCTGACGACCTTAACTACGCAGAACTCTGGGGTCTAAACAACACGGGACAGACTGGAGGGATGGTGGATGCAGATATCGACGCTCCAGAAGCATGGGAAATGGCGACGGGTAGTAAAAATGTGGTGGTAGGTGTGATTGATTCAGGGATTGATTATAACCATCCGGATTTGTCGGATAACATGTGGCGGAATCCAGGAGAAATACCGAAAAATGGTATAGACGACGATGGTAATGGATTCATTGATGACGTTTATGGGTGGGATTTTTATAATGATGACGCTGATCCTTTTGATGACGAAAGCCATGGAACCCATTGTGCCGGTACCATAGGGGCTGTTGGGGATAATAATCGAGGAGTAACAGGTGTTTGTTGGGATGTTTCACTAATGGCATTAAAGTTTCTTAATTCACAAAATGTAGGACCTCTTTCAGATGCCACAGACTGTATCAGCTATTCTAATTTAATGAATGTGGATTTAACTTCGAACTCATGGCTTACTGTTTTTGGATCTGGCTTTATCAAGAGCGCTATTCAAGAAGCTCAAGCGCTCGGCATTCTATTTGTGGCTGCAGCAGGTAACGACAACAATGATAATGATACATTTCCGATTTACCCAGCAAGTTTTGACCTGGATAATATCATCTCTGTAGCTGCGACAGATAGATATGATAATCGATCATCGTTTTCTAACTATGGTGCAAAGAGTGTAGATTTAGGGGCGCCTGGCTCAAGCATCTATAGCACAGAACCTGATAATGACTATGGCTATAAAAGCGGAACATCAATGGCTACGCCTCATGTCACAGGGGTTTGTGCTCTTATACTATCAGTTGCTCCTGATATGCCTTACGATCAAGTGAAAGCTCTAGTCATGGATCATGTTGATCCTCTTCCAGATCTGGATGGTGTGACCGTTACTGGAGGACGTCTCAATGCTTACAACTCTTTATCCAACATAGGTGAGCAGCCCACGTTCTTCATCAAAGGAAAAGTTATCGCTACAGAAAACGCAACACCTATATCAGGTGCAGTTGTTGAATATTCTGGCCCTAGTAGCGGATCGACAACCACTCTGGCTGATGGAACTTATTCCCTTGATCTCACCAAGGGAAAGTATTCGATAATCGTATATGCTGATGGATTTATTCAAAGTGCATCACGCTCTTTAAGAGTGCCCCCCAACAAGAGCGGTGTTAACTTCTCTCTTCAAAAAGCAGATTTGGAAATTACCCCATCCACTATCGCAGCCACTTTAAATCTTGGGGATCAAAGTAGCCAGGTAATCACATTGGATAATAAAGGATCGAAGAGACTGACTTGGAATGCCTCCATAGCGCCGTTCGGTTCCACTACAAGTAGTGTATCAGAATGGATCGACTTGTCCTCTTTCAAGGGAAAGATTCGGCGAGGGGGTATTCAAGAAATAACGCTTACTCTGGATGCTGCAAGTCTCACTTCCGGAGCCTACACAGCAGCCATTGTTTTTAGTTGGGACGATGCTAATGATACCATTGAAACTCAGTTGCCCATAGAGTTAGCTGTCGTAAATCCAACAGGAAATGAACTCCCAATCGTTTCTTTTAAGAGAGCTTCCTCTGACCTAGAAATAGATGAAGGGTATAGTTTGATTAACATAGAGGCAAAAGCTAGTGATCCTGATGGGAGTATCAGCTATGTGGAACTCTTTTTAGATGGAGAATCACTGGGCAAACAGACACAAAAAGCATACAGGTGGAATCAGAGTAACCTTGCACTACGAGGTTTGCCGGAAGGAACTTATGAGTTGAAACTTATGGCCACTGATAATGAAGGCGCTTTAGCAGAGGCATTAGTCAAACTTAATGTCAACGCAGTCAACCAGCCCCCAATGGTTTCCTTTGCAGGCTCATCAAAGCTAAGGGTAAAAAAGCCCTACAAGCCCACGGATTTAGAGATCAAAGCAAAAGCTTCTGACTCGGATGGTCAAATAACGGCCGTGAGGCTTTATATAGATGGACTCTTCGTCGGAGAACAGAATGAACGCGAGTACTTTTGGAATGGTAATAATGGTGCTAGACTACTTGGCTTGCCAGTAGGAACATACCAATTAAAATTCATCGTTGTAGACAATGATGGTGCCACTGCTGAGGCATTTGCCAAGCTGAGGGTGAAATGA
- a CDS encoding gamma carbonic anhydrase family protein — MTIEERLEKFLGQEPKLRDAAFIAQNASIMGDVTLKKDSSIWYHSVLRADIQSIVIGEGSNVQDGTVVHLADDIGVEIGDYTTVGHSAIIHACTIGNECLIGMGSTILDRAEIGARSIIGANTLVTKGMKIPPGSLVYGSPAAIIRELTEAEQSRISQWAIKYISVAQAHARKPSTY, encoded by the coding sequence ATGACTATTGAGGAACGGCTCGAAAAATTTTTAGGACAAGAACCCAAGCTAAGAGATGCTGCATTTATTGCTCAAAATGCTTCGATTATGGGAGACGTCACTCTCAAAAAGGACTCGAGTATTTGGTATCATTCTGTCCTGCGTGCTGATATCCAATCCATTGTCATTGGAGAGGGGAGTAATGTCCAAGATGGGACAGTAGTTCATTTAGCGGATGATATAGGCGTAGAAATAGGGGATTATACCACCGTAGGGCATTCTGCTATTATACATGCCTGCACAATAGGTAATGAATGTTTAATTGGCATGGGTTCCACTATTTTGGATCGCGCTGAAATCGGCGCTCGATCTATCATAGGAGCTAACACTCTTGTTACTAAAGGAATGAAGATTCCTCCCGGTTCCCTAGTTTATGGCAGTCCTGCGGCCATCATTCGCGAACTAACAGAAGCAGAGCAGAGCCGTATAAGTCAATGGGCTATTAAGTACATCAGTGTTGCACAAGCCCATGCTAGGAAGCCATCTACTTATTGA